The Myxococcota bacterium region CCCGACTGGGACGGCGACGGCCGCAAGGGCGACAACCTGTACTCCGACTCCGTGCTGGCGCTCGACCCGAAGACGGGCAACACGAAGTGGTACTTCCAGTTCACCCCGCACGACGTGTGGGACTACGACGGAAACACCCAGATCTTCCTGGTCGACACCAAGTTCGACGGGAAGCCGCGCAAGCTCCTGGTCCAGGCCAACCGCAACGGCTTCTACTACGTGCTCGACCGCAGCGACGGGAAGTTCCTGCGCGCCACGCCCTATCTCGAGCAGGTGAACTGGGCCACGATCGACGACAAGGGCCGGCCGGTCGTGAACCCCGACGCGATGCCGAAGGAGGACTCGAAGTTCCGCACCTGCCCGAGCAACCTGGGCGGCATGAACGGCTCGTTCACGGGCGCGCTGAATCCCGACCTCGGGCTCGTCTTCATCCCGTCGTCGGAAGCGTGTCAGGTGTTCACGAAGGGCATCAGCGCCTTCAAGGAAGGCCTGCCGTATCTCGGCGGGCTGCCCGACACGGTCGACGCGACCGCGGGCAAGGCCTACGGGAACCTGGCCGCGATCGACGTGAGCACCGGC contains the following coding sequences:
- a CDS encoding PQQ-binding-like beta-propeller repeat protein, with amino-acid sequence PDWDGDGRKGDNLYSDSVLALDPKTGNTKWYFQFTPHDVWDYDGNTQIFLVDTKFDGKPRKLLVQANRNGFYYVLDRSDGKFLRATPYLEQVNWATIDDKGRPVVNPDAMPKEDSKFRTCPSNLGGMNGSFTGALNPDLGLVFIPSSEACQVFTKGISAFKEGLPYLGGLPDTVDATAGKAYGNLAAIDVSTGKVKWRFRDNRPMMGGTLSTAGGLVISGTLEGEVIALDAKSGKVVWRFRSGGGMRGQPIAYQLDGRTYVAVPTGSFSTMDSFAAGVTKVPEGGTLFVFALPK